Proteins encoded by one window of Cannabis sativa cultivar Pink pepper isolate KNU-18-1 chromosome 4, ASM2916894v1, whole genome shotgun sequence:
- the LOC115715178 gene encoding two-component response regulator 24-like, translated as MYMMKMMKQYSTIEMGDVNNNNNNNNNNNNNLIMMKALVVDDNVINQTLHKKLLQNMGIQNEVVSNGREAIDVHYLGHKFDLILMDLDMPIMNGIEATKKLREMGIESTIAGVSSHSLEENIREFVEAGLDDYQQKPLTFNKLLSILQKVNHHP; from the exons atgtatatgatgaagatgatgaagcaATATTCAACAATAGAAATGGGagatgttaataataataataataataataataataataataataatttgattatGATGAAAGCTCTAGTGGTGGATGATAATGTGATCAACCAAACACTACACAAGAAGCTCTTACAAAATATGGGCATTCAAAACGAGGTCGTTTCAAATGGTAGAGAAGCCATTGATGTTCACTACTTGGGCCACAAATTTGACCTCATTCTTATGGACCTTGATATGCCTATCATGAATGGCATTGag gctACAAAAAAACTTAGAGAAATGGGTATTGAAAGCACAATAGCAGGAGTTTCATCACATTCTTTAGAGGAAAATATAAGAGAGTTTGTGGAAGCTGGTCTTGATGATTATCAACAGAAGCCATTAACTTTCAACAAGTTACTTTCAATTCTCCAGAAAGTCAACCATCATCCTTga